Proteins encoded by one window of Shewanella avicenniae:
- a CDS encoding methyl-accepting chemotaxis protein: MRALMKWFDDISVTYKLNIGFGIVLFLMVVVAYVGYQTNVSLNHSGDRLKAFDGLDKSLLQAKLHRIEFMANGDKSLVSKIQQISADARSLLSAQKAEFSEAADKQRIDQAIGLLGTYDDAIQSFAKLLDERSVLMSKGPEVGRKLVGTFATLVDQMTAKAQETQDHNVLQHATSISQQMTMLRYYMRGYVYDGTSANYSTIKNAIKALLDDITGLQGFETQAAIEILNRYDVELDALLVVNQQTDNASTQLGKAAKQLMDNINTLVNHLSVEREQGKVAKQELMIAIIILSGVIGVGCALFIGRQITAPLKLTVTVAKAIAKGDLTQSVDSKRGDELGDLLRAIGEMSRTLKQVLGQIETSVEQVTSAAAQLSAATEQNSIGMQEQRSQTDQVATAVNEMTASVQDVADNAEQASHSASMADEKTAAGEDMVAKAIRQIELLANGLDQTSLAMDKLRTDTEQIDAVLDVIKSVSEQTNLLALNAAIEAARAGEAGRGFAVVADEVRSLASRTQNSAGEIEKLIINLQSGSQESMARMKQSMSQCSDAVSMSRNAGEMLKEITRAVSTIQDMNHQIAAASEEQSAVAEEINRSVIRVRDIAEESATASNDIAQSAENLAGLGGQLKGLVGRFSL, encoded by the coding sequence ATGAGAGCACTGATGAAATGGTTTGACGATATATCGGTGACGTACAAGTTAAATATCGGCTTCGGTATTGTGTTGTTCCTAATGGTGGTAGTCGCATATGTGGGTTATCAGACCAATGTGTCGCTCAATCACAGCGGCGATCGTTTAAAGGCTTTCGATGGCCTAGATAAGAGCTTGCTGCAAGCCAAGCTACATCGCATTGAGTTTATGGCCAATGGTGATAAATCATTGGTGAGCAAAATTCAGCAAATCAGTGCGGATGCTCGATCATTACTGAGCGCGCAAAAAGCAGAATTCAGCGAAGCTGCCGATAAGCAGCGCATTGACCAAGCGATAGGTTTACTTGGGACATACGACGATGCGATTCAGAGCTTCGCCAAGCTATTAGATGAGCGTAGCGTATTGATGAGCAAAGGGCCTGAAGTCGGGCGCAAGTTAGTGGGCACATTTGCCACCTTAGTTGACCAGATGACCGCCAAAGCGCAAGAGACACAAGATCATAACGTTTTGCAGCACGCGACCTCCATCAGTCAGCAGATGACCATGTTGCGTTACTACATGCGTGGTTATGTGTATGACGGTACCAGCGCCAACTACAGCACCATCAAAAATGCCATCAAAGCGTTACTGGATGACATCACTGGTCTGCAGGGCTTTGAAACTCAGGCAGCCATCGAGATTCTCAACCGTTACGATGTTGAGTTGGACGCGTTGCTGGTGGTTAATCAACAAACGGATAACGCATCTACACAGTTGGGCAAGGCTGCTAAACAACTGATGGACAATATCAATACCCTAGTTAATCACTTGTCTGTTGAGCGCGAACAAGGCAAAGTCGCTAAACAGGAGCTGATGATTGCCATTATTATTCTCTCTGGTGTTATCGGTGTGGGGTGTGCGCTGTTCATCGGTCGACAAATTACTGCGCCGTTGAAACTGACGGTAACCGTGGCAAAAGCGATTGCTAAAGGGGATTTGACCCAAAGTGTCGACTCAAAACGTGGCGATGAATTGGGTGACTTGCTGCGGGCTATCGGTGAAATGAGCCGCACCTTGAAGCAAGTACTGGGGCAGATTGAAACCTCTGTTGAGCAAGTGACCAGCGCCGCGGCGCAACTGTCTGCTGCGACAGAGCAAAACAGCATTGGTATGCAAGAGCAGCGTAGCCAAACCGATCAGGTCGCCACCGCGGTGAATGAAATGACCGCATCAGTGCAGGATGTGGCTGACAACGCGGAGCAGGCATCACACTCTGCCAGTATGGCGGATGAAAAAACTGCCGCTGGTGAAGATATGGTGGCTAAAGCCATTCGCCAAATTGAGCTGCTAGCGAACGGCCTCGACCAAACCTCATTGGCGATGGATAAATTGCGCACTGACACTGAGCAGATTGATGCGGTGTTGGATGTGATTAAGTCAGTATCTGAGCAAACCAACTTGCTGGCACTGAACGCGGCCATTGAAGCGGCGCGTGCCGGTGAAGCCGGGCGTGGTTTTGCGGTAGTGGCGGATGAAGTACGTAGCCTTGCCAGCCGCACGCAAAACTCAGCCGGTGAAATCGAAAAACTGATTATTAACCTGCAAAGCGGTAGTCAGGAATCGATGGCGCGCATGAAGCAAAGCATGAGTCAATGCAGCGATGCGGTATCAATGTCGCGCAACGCCGGTGAAATGCTGAAAGAGATCACCCGCGCGGTATCGACCATTCAAGACATGAACCACCAAATTGCAGCGGCGTCTGAAGAGCAATCGGCCGTGGCGGAAGAAATTAACCGCAGTGTGATTCGTGTACGTGACATTGCTGAAGAGTCAGCTACAGCGTCAAATGATATTGCTCAGTCGGCAGAAAACTTGGCCGGTCTGGGTGGTCAACTGAAAGGCTTAGTGGGGCGTTTCTCGCTGTAA
- a CDS encoding carboxypeptidase-like regulatory domain-containing protein, which translates to MKMKPRYWRILFVLLSAAYLVPEAIFNAQLVSLVGLGTPKPEQLEHLEIYGRTVSGIGVTLLLADLLPALFYRTALRGIATLTLLTLITWPTVFFGQKYLIEKLLVRPSTAEQRQFATLSAALRDALAANAVEITGLSYDPKEMKSSENLTFLALFGGMTYADHNLADNLERYKEKIIANFVQKRAYDQFDQSYADYGQLYQELSGHYQQYAEGSNRYNQALADIPKREQDYWQQVEQEINSGWAQYQQAQKAQIAKAEGRAQKYGPKIYDYFEAVAKCRERYDKSSERERREQCITRLDARYKTEVSKAGFGYIEPDYWLIVEDVSTSENILTSIVGGVLTGGLYTGMQALSAATGGDGGFKDKRYKYTNSPEFYRNKFLSLPAFQQQFEQQTGYPFGISELTDFRIHEHTQQLLRQKLSGKGLQLANNWQIADRPSFYRAVASKVQQDADKQWQSAMAKRGLALPINLNWQQFQLHSAVQAKIAQRMGDLYVDNIQADWNQANFKRYVLEPNIEKRTQQYLAMLKDAEREFADGGKYAEHGKQALRSVIIPPISMSLSLFLLCMTIIKLPLKIGQLFSAEPKKQPESANEANSANNANGADAANAGAQTTSRGKRSGLMLLKFLPLLLLISLPPLLVHNRYTEQTDSPVNYFLGKVEQSGNSVMAYALRWTLHVQPLLHPLGLAFEQHSHIYRNFAPVAHRLAELDITRQLLEDSDVRRAAEQLMKQQANLTIQANVDNPTIRIMNIGPRFSQGMHLTPGNYDIQISAPGYETYRRWHTVRAGDQQLSINLTPLG; encoded by the coding sequence ATGAAAATGAAACCCCGTTATTGGCGCATCCTGTTTGTGCTCCTCAGCGCCGCCTATTTAGTGCCGGAAGCAATTTTTAACGCCCAATTAGTGTCGCTGGTTGGCTTGGGCACGCCCAAGCCAGAGCAACTGGAACACTTAGAAATCTATGGCCGCACAGTCTCTGGTATTGGTGTCACCCTACTGTTAGCCGACTTGCTACCTGCGCTGTTTTATCGCACAGCACTGCGCGGTATTGCCACCCTCACCTTACTCACACTGATCACCTGGCCGACAGTATTCTTTGGGCAAAAGTATCTGATTGAAAAGCTATTAGTTCGGCCATCAACAGCTGAACAACGCCAATTTGCCACCTTGAGTGCAGCGCTGCGTGATGCGTTGGCGGCCAATGCGGTGGAAATCACCGGCCTGAGTTATGACCCGAAGGAGATGAAATCGTCAGAGAATCTGACCTTTTTGGCGCTGTTTGGCGGCATGACCTACGCCGACCACAACTTGGCCGATAACCTTGAGCGCTACAAAGAAAAAATCATCGCCAACTTTGTACAAAAGCGCGCTTATGATCAGTTTGACCAAAGCTATGCCGACTATGGCCAGCTGTACCAAGAGCTTTCTGGCCATTACCAGCAATATGCGGAAGGCTCCAACCGTTACAACCAAGCGTTAGCGGATATTCCCAAACGCGAGCAGGATTACTGGCAGCAAGTCGAACAAGAGATTAACAGCGGCTGGGCTCAGTATCAGCAAGCGCAAAAAGCGCAGATTGCCAAGGCCGAGGGGCGCGCGCAAAAGTATGGGCCGAAGATTTATGACTACTTTGAAGCAGTCGCCAAGTGCCGAGAACGCTACGATAAATCCTCTGAGCGTGAACGCCGTGAGCAATGCATCACCCGCCTTGATGCGCGCTACAAAACCGAAGTTTCTAAAGCCGGCTTTGGCTACATTGAGCCTGACTATTGGTTGATTGTGGAAGATGTTAGCACCTCAGAAAACATCCTCACCTCGATCGTGGGCGGCGTACTTACTGGCGGACTTTACACCGGCATGCAGGCGTTAAGCGCGGCCACCGGCGGTGATGGCGGCTTTAAAGACAAGCGTTACAAATACACTAACAGCCCTGAGTTTTATCGTAACAAGTTCCTCAGTTTGCCCGCGTTTCAGCAGCAATTTGAACAGCAAACCGGTTATCCGTTTGGCATTAGTGAGCTGACTGATTTTCGTATTCATGAGCACACTCAGCAGCTGCTGAGACAAAAACTGAGTGGCAAAGGGCTGCAACTGGCTAACAACTGGCAGATAGCCGATCGGCCGAGCTTTTATCGCGCCGTGGCCAGTAAAGTGCAGCAAGATGCAGATAAACAATGGCAATCCGCCATGGCAAAACGCGGCTTAGCACTGCCGATCAACCTCAACTGGCAACAGTTCCAACTGCATAGTGCAGTGCAAGCTAAAATCGCCCAGCGTATGGGCGATCTCTATGTCGACAATATTCAAGCCGATTGGAACCAAGCCAACTTTAAGCGCTATGTGCTTGAACCCAATATTGAAAAGCGCACCCAACAATATTTGGCGATGTTAAAAGATGCTGAGCGCGAGTTTGCCGATGGCGGTAAATATGCGGAACACGGTAAACAAGCGCTGCGTTCAGTGATCATTCCGCCTATCTCAATGTCGCTAAGCCTGTTTTTGCTGTGTATGACTATCATCAAACTGCCACTGAAAATAGGCCAACTGTTTAGCGCTGAGCCGAAAAAACAGCCCGAATCTGCCAATGAGGCCAATAGTGCCAATAACGCCAACGGTGCTGATGCGGCAAACGCAGGCGCTCAAACCACCAGCCGCGGCAAACGCAGCGGATTGATGTTACTCAAATTCCTGCCACTGCTGCTGTTGATTAGCCTGCCGCCACTGTTGGTACATAACCGCTACACCGAGCAAACCGACAGCCCAGTGAACTACTTCCTCGGCAAGGTTGAGCAATCAGGTAATTCGGTCATGGCCTATGCACTGCGCTGGACCTTGCATGTGCAGCCACTGCTACATCCGCTCGGGTTAGCGTTTGAGCAGCACAGCCATATCTATCGCAACTTTGCGCCAGTAGCGCACCGGCTGGCCGAGCTGGATATCACCCGCCAGTTGCTGGAAGACAGCGACGTGCGCCGCGCTGCTGAGCAACTTATGAAGCAACAAGCCAACCTGACGATTCAAGCGAACGTGGACAACCCCACCATTCGCATCATGAATATTGGCCCGCGTTTTAGCCAAGGCATGCACCTAACACCCGGAAATTACGATATCCAAATATCGGCACCCGGCTACGAAACTTACCGCCGCTGGCACACAGTGCGAGCAGGCGACCAGCAGTTATCCATTAATTTAACGCCATTGGGCTGA
- a CDS encoding glycerophosphodiester phosphodiesterase, translated as MQLTSFINASLVLIIAGFLTSGCQSTQKPTEALKVDSEMTALQQAFAARGFQRSPLGNINYLSSHQCGAMTLQAHRGSVRYNENSTNAVIDALDNQFPIVEIDVRLTGDDVWVVHHDAYTGRADGTVDNKRRKIASINFKKEWGYLRERDLNSGELVGTVPPTFVELAKVFRASAHRGQQLNIEIKGSAGNNAIEMLDYLAFKTLGAGNYFYSSLSLSSLERVRKINDEVQLFFIQSPALASLKKVSADLKRGAANDPIYERNKEELADYEGFGSRHYREKRYDNRRGLEQLKRSLKRNFGLVMDIRQYAPTATQIKRLVGSQNMPVATYTVNSHAYHADLLAKLTANARPDFAIIDDTQYGFCSRYALPPMRAYSGTTPLTKQIAVLPQDLDLSRINELNTYFAQHLYPAIDGSLKSFGQPEKGPVDVPGQTQYVPVFLDTKAGAREHGTEVDLTPAEAIQIELRGKSSSDSSNHNTTP; from the coding sequence GTGCAATTAACATCTTTTATTAACGCATCTTTAGTACTCATTATTGCTGGATTTTTAACCTCTGGCTGCCAATCCACCCAAAAGCCTACAGAAGCATTAAAAGTTGATTCTGAAATGACCGCATTGCAGCAAGCATTTGCCGCGCGCGGGTTTCAGCGCAGCCCTTTAGGTAACATCAACTATCTCAGCTCGCATCAGTGCGGCGCGATGACGCTACAAGCCCATCGCGGCTCAGTGCGCTATAACGAGAACTCCACCAATGCGGTGATTGATGCACTGGATAACCAATTTCCGATTGTCGAAATTGATGTGCGACTGACGGGCGATGATGTGTGGGTGGTGCATCACGATGCTTACACTGGCCGCGCCGATGGCACGGTGGATAACAAGCGCCGCAAAATCGCCAGCATTAATTTTAAAAAAGAGTGGGGATACCTGCGCGAGCGCGACCTGAATAGCGGTGAATTGGTCGGAACGGTACCGCCAACTTTTGTGGAGCTGGCAAAAGTATTTCGCGCCAGCGCCCATCGTGGCCAACAGCTTAATATTGAAATTAAAGGCAGTGCGGGCAATAACGCTATTGAGATGCTCGATTATCTCGCGTTTAAAACCCTCGGTGCCGGTAACTACTTTTATTCCAGCTTGTCGCTCAGCAGCCTAGAACGTGTACGAAAAATCAATGATGAAGTACAGCTGTTTTTTATTCAAAGTCCAGCACTGGCCTCGTTAAAGAAAGTCTCTGCCGATCTGAAACGCGGCGCCGCCAATGACCCGATTTATGAGCGCAATAAAGAGGAGTTGGCCGATTACGAAGGTTTTGGCAGTCGCCACTATCGCGAAAAACGTTACGATAATCGCCGCGGATTAGAGCAGCTCAAACGCTCGCTGAAGCGCAACTTCGGCCTAGTGATGGATATTCGCCAATACGCGCCAACTGCGACACAGATTAAGCGACTGGTAGGCAGCCAAAATATGCCTGTTGCCACTTACACGGTGAACAGCCACGCTTATCACGCTGACTTACTGGCTAAACTGACCGCCAACGCTCGCCCAGATTTCGCCATCATCGATGACACCCAATACGGCTTTTGCAGCCGCTATGCGCTACCGCCGATGCGTGCTTACAGCGGCACCACACCACTGACCAAACAGATAGCTGTGTTGCCGCAAGATTTGGATTTAAGCCGCATTAATGAGCTGAACACTTACTTTGCGCAACATCTGTATCCGGCAATTGATGGCAGTTTGAAATCATTTGGCCAGCCTGAAAAAGGCCCGGTGGATGTGCCGGGACAAACCCAATATGTGCCGGTATTTTTAGATACCAAAGCGGGCGCGCGCGAGCACGGCACCGAGGTGGATCTCACCCCTGCCGAAGCGATTCAAATTGAGCTGCGTGGCAAATCTTCCAGTGATTCTTCTAACCACAATACGACCCCATGA
- a CDS encoding cobalamin-binding protein: protein MNRLQTLLLACCLCGLSCASWAQTPEPRPLRIVALAPHAVELLYAIGAGDEIVAASDFADYPAAAKAIPRIGGYQGIQLDRLLQLQPDLVVAWQGGNSPEVLARIKSLGFKLYLSHPETLASVADELEALGELTGHTAQAQQQAAQYRQQLAALVQQNAAKPKVKLFYQLWSNPLMTVAQGSWVQQIIDVCHGDNVFYDAASPYPQVSLENLLLLQPQLIISAQEKGNPQSIDWQHWQGIPAVAQQHLVEIDADILQRQSPRAIQGITQMCHALDSVRSAD, encoded by the coding sequence ATGAATCGATTGCAAACACTGTTGTTGGCCTGTTGTCTGTGCGGGTTGAGTTGCGCCAGTTGGGCGCAAACGCCTGAGCCGCGGCCACTGCGGATTGTGGCTTTAGCCCCTCATGCGGTGGAGTTGCTGTATGCCATTGGCGCTGGCGATGAAATCGTTGCCGCCAGCGATTTCGCGGATTATCCCGCAGCCGCAAAGGCGATTCCGCGCATTGGTGGTTATCAAGGGATCCAGCTGGATCGCTTACTACAGTTGCAGCCAGATTTAGTGGTGGCGTGGCAAGGGGGCAACAGCCCAGAGGTGTTGGCGCGAATTAAGTCACTCGGCTTCAAACTCTATTTGAGCCATCCTGAGACCTTAGCCTCTGTGGCCGATGAGCTGGAAGCGCTCGGTGAACTCACGGGGCATACCGCTCAGGCTCAGCAACAAGCAGCGCAATATCGGCAGCAGTTAGCCGCGTTAGTGCAGCAGAATGCTGCTAAGCCCAAGGTTAAACTGTTTTATCAGCTGTGGTCGAATCCGTTGATGACGGTGGCGCAGGGTAGTTGGGTGCAACAGATCATCGATGTTTGCCACGGAGACAACGTATTTTACGATGCGGCGTCGCCCTATCCGCAAGTGAGCTTAGAAAACCTATTATTGCTGCAGCCGCAGTTAATCATTAGCGCCCAAGAAAAGGGCAATCCACAGAGTATCGATTGGCAGCATTGGCAGGGAATTCCTGCGGTAGCTCAGCAGCATCTGGTTGAAATTGATGCTGATATTTTGCAGCGCCAATCCCCTCGCGCCATTCAAGGCATTACCCAGATGTGCCACGCACTTGATAGCGTGCGCTCTGCCGATTAA
- a CDS encoding SpoIIAA family protein: MESKYHGISIGIEHSGKDDFYLIIKAIGTLTHQDYQMMVPVLEAALEKVVQPHIYCVVDITELDGWEARAMWDDLKLGVQHGREFRKIAVVGNRDWQAWMTKVADWFTPTEMEYFNQRHEAVAWLRQHSS; encoded by the coding sequence ATGGAGAGCAAATATCACGGCATTTCCATCGGTATTGAGCACAGTGGCAAGGATGATTTTTACCTCATCATCAAGGCCATTGGCACACTGACTCACCAAGACTACCAAATGATGGTGCCGGTCTTAGAAGCGGCGCTGGAGAAAGTGGTTCAGCCGCATATCTACTGCGTGGTTGACATTACTGAGCTGGATGGCTGGGAAGCGCGAGCAATGTGGGATGATCTCAAACTTGGGGTGCAACACGGGCGTGAATTTCGCAAAATTGCCGTGGTGGGGAACCGCGACTGGCAAGCGTGGATGACCAAGGTGGCGGATTGGTTTACCCCCACTGAGATGGAATATTTCAATCAACGGCATGAGGCTGTTGCTTGGCTGCGACAACACTCGTCGTAG
- a CDS encoding universal stress protein, with amino-acid sequence MRDKDILWPTDFSETASHALAYAVEMANFYKVGLRILHVVDQPIADASYQLLIVTPEELAQSMEKAAAESMHRLLAQLNTELRVETVIRRGDPVEVIVDEAETADIGMIVLASHGRSGFAHFLNTNVSEEIANRAKCPVLVVK; translated from the coding sequence ATGCGTGATAAAGACATTCTGTGGCCCACAGACTTTTCTGAAACAGCGTCCCATGCGTTGGCGTACGCGGTAGAAATGGCCAACTTCTATAAAGTGGGTTTGCGTATTCTGCATGTGGTCGATCAGCCAATTGCCGATGCCAGTTATCAGTTGCTGATTGTGACACCAGAAGAGTTGGCCCAAAGCATGGAAAAAGCGGCGGCTGAAAGCATGCACCGGCTATTGGCGCAGCTGAACACTGAGTTGCGGGTAGAAACCGTGATCCGTCGTGGTGATCCTGTCGAAGTGATTGTTGATGAAGCGGAAACCGCCGATATCGGCATGATCGTTTTGGCAAGCCACGGACGTTCAGGCTTCGCGCATTTCCTCAATACCAATGTGTCTGAGGAAATTGCGAATCGTGCGAAATGCCCTGTGCTGGTAGTGAAGTAG
- a CDS encoding winged helix-turn-helix domain-containing protein, translating into MWQAEQVTKQQIAFLRKLYLAHLIDDGQHNLLSLQKLTGMPRRTVQDALAACSDIGIQIAFVQDGVRNNSGYYHIQTWGPINSAWVGTHLSQIELLLQIPAAPSS; encoded by the coding sequence ATGTGGCAAGCAGAGCAAGTAACCAAGCAACAAATCGCATTTCTTCGCAAACTCTACTTGGCTCATCTGATTGATGATGGGCAACACAACCTGTTATCGCTGCAAAAATTGACCGGTATGCCACGCCGCACAGTACAAGATGCCCTGGCCGCGTGCAGTGACATCGGCATTCAAATCGCATTTGTGCAAGATGGGGTGCGCAATAACAGTGGCTACTACCACATTCAAACGTGGGGCCCTATCAACAGTGCTTGGGTGGGAACCCATTTAAGCCAGATTGAACTGCTACTGCAGATCCCCGCGGCGCCGAGCAGTTAA
- a CDS encoding DUF2956 domain-containing protein yields MSNKPVISAETQQAAINIAKATQKPWQTKEQTKLIAQGIEKGIAEFKKQQKAKARERNKLQKKRANAAAVALDVDDEALDDFAPAPSWLRGLPWGLLLLSWIGFGLYLLA; encoded by the coding sequence ATGTCGAATAAACCTGTGATTTCTGCCGAAACCCAACAAGCCGCCATAAATATTGCCAAAGCAACCCAAAAGCCATGGCAAACCAAAGAGCAGACCAAGCTGATTGCTCAAGGGATTGAAAAAGGGATTGCTGAATTTAAAAAGCAGCAGAAAGCCAAAGCCCGCGAACGCAATAAACTGCAAAAGAAGCGTGCGAATGCCGCGGCGGTTGCACTTGACGTGGATGATGAAGCCTTGGACGACTTTGCCCCAGCACCAAGCTGGTTACGTGGATTGCCGTGGGGATTATTGTTGTTAAGCTGGATTGGGTTTGGGCTGTATCTGCTGGCGTAA
- a CDS encoding ABC transporter transmembrane domain-containing protein: MITSAPATTKVLPWILSFLRPYRWRVVGALVFLLVGSLAWLSLGQGVRMIVDEGFLADNADRLNQILLLILVLTSISASAVFCRFYLMTWLGEKVSNDIRQLVYRQLLGQSRDFFAKLRTGEVISRFTADSTLLQSVVGSSLSMALRSGVTIIGGMLMMAITSWKLTLLVLLAVPMVLVPVGVLGRKVRQLARTSQDKVGALGAYVDETLHEIHTVQSYGHEAEDKRNFDGLLAEVLAAASGRIKYRALLISGVMLLSIGAIIGVTWVGAHDVMAGRISAGQLSAFMFYAVMVAGAAATISEVIGDIQRAVGATERLMELALTPVTIVEPSVPLSLPSKVQGKLQLAGVNFAYHTAEPVLQQLNISINPGERVALVGPSGAGKSTLFQLLQRFYSPTAGTICLDGVDISQLTLAELRAQFALVPQESVIFAGSVLENVRYGRPEASEQEVIEACKAAYADEFIQELADGYQTYLGERGVRLSGGQKQRISIARAILADRPVLLLDEATSALDAVSEVKVKQALDRLMVGRTTLVIAHRLATVLNADRILVLDKGQLVASGTHAALLESSELYRKFASLQLVNEASLADNLVK, translated from the coding sequence TTGATAACATCAGCGCCTGCAACCACCAAAGTACTGCCGTGGATTTTGAGTTTTCTTCGCCCCTATCGTTGGCGTGTGGTGGGCGCGTTGGTGTTTTTGCTGGTGGGGTCATTGGCTTGGTTATCGCTTGGCCAAGGAGTACGGATGATTGTTGATGAAGGCTTTCTGGCGGACAACGCCGACCGCTTGAATCAAATTCTGCTGCTCATTTTAGTGCTGACCAGCATCAGCGCTAGCGCCGTTTTCTGCCGTTTTTACCTGATGACCTGGCTAGGGGAGAAGGTAAGTAACGATATTCGGCAACTGGTGTATCGCCAGTTGCTTGGCCAAAGCCGCGACTTTTTTGCCAAGTTGCGTACCGGCGAAGTGATTTCCCGTTTCACCGCGGATTCGACCTTGCTGCAGAGCGTGGTCGGTTCCAGTTTGTCGATGGCGTTACGCTCTGGCGTTACCATCATTGGCGGCATGTTGATGATGGCGATTACCAGTTGGAAGTTAACCTTGTTGGTGCTGTTGGCGGTGCCGATGGTGTTGGTGCCTGTGGGGGTGTTGGGGCGCAAAGTGCGTCAATTAGCCCGCACCAGCCAAGACAAAGTCGGCGCGTTAGGCGCCTATGTTGATGAAACCCTGCACGAAATTCACACGGTGCAATCCTACGGCCATGAGGCGGAAGATAAACGTAATTTTGATGGTCTGCTAGCGGAGGTACTCGCTGCCGCCAGTGGTCGCATTAAATATCGTGCGCTGCTGATTTCAGGGGTGATGTTACTCAGCATCGGCGCGATTATCGGCGTCACTTGGGTTGGCGCGCACGACGTGATGGCGGGGCGCATCTCGGCAGGGCAACTCTCAGCCTTTATGTTTTATGCGGTGATGGTGGCCGGCGCGGCAGCGACCATCAGTGAAGTGATTGGCGACATTCAGCGCGCAGTGGGTGCTACCGAACGCTTGATGGAACTGGCGTTAACTCCGGTGACGATTGTTGAGCCCTCGGTGCCGTTATCTTTACCCTCCAAGGTGCAAGGCAAGTTGCAGCTTGCAGGGGTTAACTTTGCCTACCACACGGCTGAGCCGGTATTGCAACAACTTAATATCAGCATTAATCCCGGTGAACGGGTGGCGTTAGTGGGCCCAAGTGGTGCCGGTAAAAGTACCCTGTTTCAGTTGCTGCAACGCTTCTACTCGCCAACGGCAGGCACCATCTGTTTAGATGGCGTCGATATCAGTCAATTGACACTCGCTGAGTTGCGGGCGCAGTTTGCCTTGGTACCGCAAGAGTCGGTGATATTTGCCGGCTCAGTGCTGGAAAACGTGCGTTATGGTCGCCCTGAAGCCAGTGAGCAAGAGGTGATAGAGGCCTGTAAGGCTGCTTATGCAGATGAGTTTATTCAAGAGCTGGCCGATGGTTATCAAACCTACTTGGGTGAACGCGGCGTGCGTTTATCCGGTGGACAAAAGCAACGGATCTCCATTGCACGAGCCATTTTAGCGGATAGGCCGGTGTTATTGCTCGATGAAGCCACCAGTGCTTTGGATGCCGTCAGCGAAGTGAAAGTGAAACAGGCGCTCGATCGTTTGATGGTAGGGCGCACTACCTTGGTCATTGCCCACCGCTTGGCGACGGTACTGAATGCCGACCGTATTTTAGTGCTTGATAAAGGCCAATTGGTGGCCAGCGGTACCCATGCGGCGCTATTAGAAAGCAGCGAGCTTTACCGCAAATTTGCCTCGTTGCAGTTGGTCAATGAAGCCAGCTTAGCGGACAACTTAGTAAAATAA
- a CDS encoding DUF3581 domain-containing protein, with protein MFLTDYFNKQNNNITITRKQASDFAKKIAGDVNPIHDEDAKRFCVPGDLLFSLVLNQYGLSQQMQFRFEGMVGDAVPLHFREASETLIRVEDENGKAYLQAERSGDTRYCEKQIASFIRSYVAFSGLNFTHAIVPLMQEHQLMINPSRPLVIYESMGFELSTLDFEEVELQLVNKVMEVDGKRGDVTLTFKLMSGDTQVGTGCKTLVMSGLRPIDPQAIDEMIAEYSQRAANIG; from the coding sequence ATGTTTCTAACTGATTATTTTAATAAACAAAATAACAATATTACTATCACCCGCAAACAGGCGAGCGACTTTGCTAAAAAGATCGCGGGTGACGTAAATCCGATTCATGATGAAGATGCCAAGCGTTTTTGTGTGCCCGGCGATCTGCTGTTTTCGCTGGTACTCAATCAATATGGCCTCAGCCAACAGATGCAGTTTCGTTTTGAAGGCATGGTCGGCGATGCCGTACCGCTGCATTTTCGTGAAGCCAGTGAAACCCTGATCCGCGTTGAAGATGAAAATGGCAAAGCCTATCTGCAAGCTGAGCGTAGCGGTGATACCCGTTATTGCGAAAAGCAGATTGCCTCGTTCATCCGCAGTTATGTGGCGTTCTCTGGACTGAACTTTACTCACGCCATAGTGCCACTGATGCAAGAACATCAACTGATGATCAACCCATCACGCCCGCTAGTGATCTATGAAAGCATGGGCTTTGAACTGTCGACCCTCGACTTTGAAGAGGTGGAGCTGCAGTTGGTCAATAAGGTGATGGAAGTTGACGGTAAACGTGGCGATGTCACGCTAACCTTCAAGTTGATGAGCGGTGATACCCAAGTGGGCACCGGTTGTAAAACCTTGGTGATGAGTGGCTTGCGCCCGATTGATCCTCAAGCCATTGATGAGATGATTGCCGAATACAGCCAGCGCGCTGCCAATATTGGTTAA